The following is a genomic window from Chloracidobacterium sp..
GGGTTTAATTCGGTCCACGGCCGCATGCCTTCGGTCGCAACGGGGGCGAATCTTGCAAATCGCGACCTGATCTATCTCGGCGTCTCGGGCGATGGTGATACGGCATCGATCGGCATGGGGCAATTCGTACACGTTATTCGCCGCAACCTAAAAATGGTTTACATTGTGATGAATAACGGCTGTTACGGCCTGACGAAAGGGCAGGACAGCGCTACGGCGGATGTCGGTTCGATCAATAAATCCGGCCATGAGAATCTCTTTCAGGCGATCGACCTTGCAGGCCTTGCCATCGAACTCGGGGCAACTTTCGTGGGTCAAAGCTTCTCCGGCGATAAGGAGCAGTTGATCCCGCTACTGAAAGCGGCAATGAAGCACAACGGCTTTTCTCTGTTGAACGTGATCAGCCCATGCGTGACTTTCAACAATAACGTCGGCTCGACCAAGTCGTATGACTACGTTCGCCAGCATGTGGAAGCGACATCGACCATTGATTTTGTGCCCTTTGCTGAAGAGATCGTTACGACTTACGAAGCAGGCAGTGTAAAGGATCTGCTTATGCACGACGGCTCGACGATCCACCTGCATAAGCTGGCAAAGGATTGGGATCCGATGGATAGGATCTCGGCTATCAATGCTATTCAGCGTTCAAAACAAAACGGCGAGATCCTAACCGGCCTGCTGTATATGAACGAAGATTCGCGTGAGCTGCACGATATCATAAACACAACATCGGCTCCGCTTAACACGCTCGGGCGAGACATTCTTTGCCCGGGAAATGCGGTTTTGGAAGAGATAAATACACGATCGAGGTAACATATGATATATCGGCCGCTGCTGGTCCTATTTATTCTGCTCTTCGGAACACTCGGCACATTTGCCGTTTGCAGCGACCGCGAAGGTCCGCTTGTGTCCATGATTCCTGCCGGAAAGGAGGATGCCGCAAAGACGCCGCTAATTTTGATCCACGGGCACGAAGGTGTTCCGGATGACGCCGATATTAACGCTGATGCCCATTACTGGGATGCTCTCCTTGCCGCTTTTGAGAACGACAAGCAGGCGGCGGCGAGATTCACACCTTACTTATTTCAATATTGCAGCGATCGCGAACCTGTGAGCGTCTTGGCCGAAAGACTCCGCGACCTCATTGACGACCGTCTGCCGGATCGTTCGCACGTAATTGTCGCTCACAGCATGGGCGGTATCATCGCGACGGCGTATATGGCCGAGACCGTGCATCGAAGCGGACAATGGAAAGGCAAAAAAGGCGGCGACACTACGCTCGGGCTGATCACGCTTGCAACACCGCACCACGGAACGCCTGCGGCGAACGACACGGAAACAATGAGCAAATTCGTTCCGGCATCACTGAAC
Proteins encoded in this region:
- a CDS encoding 2-oxoacid:ferredoxin oxidoreductase subunit beta, which gives rise to MTYVRSTFRHPSLPKNELGFTVDHYQGSLSTLCAGCGHDSINAAIVEACWQLDIEPHKVAKLSGIGCSSKSPAYFLSNSHGFNSVHGRMPSVATGANLANRDLIYLGVSGDGDTASIGMGQFVHVIRRNLKMVYIVMNNGCYGLTKGQDSATADVGSINKSGHENLFQAIDLAGLAIELGATFVGQSFSGDKEQLIPLLKAAMKHNGFSLLNVISPCVTFNNNVGSTKSYDYVRQHVEATSTIDFVPFAEEIVTTYEAGSVKDLLMHDGSTIHLHKLAKDWDPMDRISAINAIQRSKQNGEILTGLLYMNEDSRELHDIINTTSAPLNTLGRDILCPGNAVLEEINTRSR